A genome region from Deltaproteobacteria bacterium includes the following:
- the xseB gene encoding exodeoxyribonuclease VII small subunit, which yields MSKERFEDTFKKLEGIVTKLECGELSLEESMKLFEEGMRLSQLCSQKLVEVQKRVDLLLKAEDGSLQSQSFSFEEEKE from the coding sequence TTGTCCAAAGAACGATTTGAAGATACCTTTAAAAAATTGGAAGGGATTGTCACTAAATTGGAATGCGGAGAGCTTTCCCTTGAAGAATCCATGAAATTGTTTGAAGAAGGGATGCGGTTGTCGCAACTCTGTTCTCAAAAACTGGTGGAGGTTCAAAAAAGAGTGGATCTCCTCCTTAAGGCCGAGGATGGAAGCCTGCAATCCCAATCTTTTTCCTTTGAAGAGGAGAAGGAATAA
- a CDS encoding polyprenyl synthetase family protein, producing the protein MELKKFQKMVDEALMTYFPQPEAYAHQVRKAMEYSLLAGGKRLRPILCLSACKAVGGPMVKALPAACALEYIHTYSLIHDDLPALDNDDYRRGRLSCHKKFGEATAILAGDALLTEAFSLLTRKGVMRKVPAAIRLEIIQEIARAAGIHGMVAGQEVDLEAEKKKVSSSCLQYIHEHKTGALITASLVCGGLIGGGTAGEIRALRKFGEKIGLAFQIKDDLLNVEGQAALMGKKTGTDEKKAKATYPGLLGLEPSRALARRLLVEAEGALRIFGAKALPLLQIGGYVLSRDR; encoded by the coding sequence CTGGAACTCAAGAAATTTCAGAAAATGGTCGATGAAGCCTTAATGACCTATTTTCCACAACCGGAGGCTTATGCCCATCAGGTTCGAAAGGCCATGGAGTACAGCTTACTGGCCGGAGGAAAAAGGCTGAGACCGATTTTGTGTCTGTCGGCCTGTAAGGCTGTGGGCGGACCAATGGTCAAAGCCCTTCCGGCTGCCTGTGCCCTGGAATATATTCATACCTATTCCCTGATTCATGATGACCTCCCGGCCCTGGACAACGATGACTATCGCCGTGGGCGATTGAGCTGCCATAAGAAATTCGGGGAAGCGACTGCCATATTGGCCGGGGACGCCTTATTGACCGAGGCCTTTTCCTTATTGACTCGAAAAGGGGTCATGAGGAAGGTCCCGGCAGCGATCAGGCTTGAGATTATTCAAGAGATCGCCCGGGCCGCCGGGATCCATGGTATGGTGGCCGGACAGGAAGTCGATCTTGAGGCCGAGAAAAAAAAGGTCTCTTCGTCCTGTTTACAATATATTCATGAGCATAAAACCGGGGCTTTGATAACCGCTTCCCTGGTTTGCGGGGGTCTGATCGGGGGAGGAACCGCCGGGGAAATCCGGGCCTTACGAAAATTCGGGGAAAAGATCGGCCTGGCCTTCCAGATCAAAGATGATTTGTTGAACGTGGAAGGGCAGGCCGCGCTCATGGGAAAAAAAACAGGGACGGATGAAAAAAAGGCCAAGGCCACTTATCCGGGACTTCTGGGGTTGGAACCATCCAGAGCCCTGGCCCGGCGGTTATTGGTGGAGGCCGAAGGAGCCCTCCGGATCTTCGGAGCGAAGGCCCTCCCTCTGTTGCAAATAGGAGGCTATGTCCTTTCCCGGGACAGGTAA